ATTAACTACTACAGTTGTATTAAAGTGTCCAAGCTCTATATGATACTCTTTCattttttcatacatttttttctttattttagaatTTCACAATTTTGGATCTAATTGGAATCCTCAAAAGTTTATTCATCCAAGATGGCTGAGACATTTTGTAAACATGACATACGAACAAAATAATATTGTGTCGCCCGACTCACCATGctttcaaaacaaatttcaaaacaTACTTTTAATAGTTAGTTTTGGCGCCGTTTCTGAGTACGAATCCATTCCATTGTTTGAACTATTATACAAAAAAGCATTTACTAATAGAATATATTGTGGAGCTTCTTCCTTGCCAAATCAAACGGAAATTACAATTCTTCCAGTTGATACAAAATATGGAGCATTCCTATATGACTGTCTAGATAAAGCTATTAAAACCTACACTAACTACAGCGGTTACCTCTTCATAGGTGAAGATGTGTTATTGAATTATTGGAATGTTGCTAATCTCgatcaaaacaaaatatggGAAGACGATAGCATAAAACAAGGACCAGTTCTTTATGAGCAAAACACAGACTCTTGGGAATGGTGGCAAAGCCCTTGGGGAAGCCGTGCAATGGAGAAGGTATATGAGTACTTAATAGAATTAAATTACTACGACAACAGAAAAGCAAAATTAACACAAGGGGATTGGAAGCCAGCTTGGGATGCTGGGCAATCTTTAAATAAATGGCTATGGAATGGTGGAGGGGAATATGCGTGCTATTGGACTAACAGATCTGTTTTTTACATCCCACAATCCTATTCGCAACTTTATGTAAACATTTCGAAACATTTCAGAGCAAGTGGTGTGCGACATAACATAGCTATTCCGACGGTAACTCGTTTAGTCACACTTGCATCAGAAAGCATTAAGCTGAGATCGCTTGGTATAACTGAAAATAATCGAGGTGAGATTTTATCAAAACGAGAATTATTGGTGCAGGCATCAGATAAATCTCACTTCATCTACATAGACGGCAACCGAAAAGAAAGAAGGgccattttaaataatttaagattAAAAGAATACGCTGTAGGCAAGTTTTTACAGTATAGAAGATGCTGACCTTCTGCAAGTAGTAACATATCCTGCAACGTGTTAACATTCTGCAAAAAACATATCCTTAATAATTTcatcatttcatttttgaaagtAAACCTTTGAAGGACATTCTGCAAGTACGACCGTGTTCTGGAAgatgttgacattttttaagtggCAACACGTTCTGCAgatgttgacattttttaaattgcagCATGTTCTGGAGTCGCTGACATTCTCTAAGACTCAGACATTTTTGCCAATGATGACATCTTCCACGTGGCAGCATATTCTCCATATTACAGAATATCTTGGAGATGTTGACATTCTCCAAGTAGCATTTTCTGGAGATGCTTACATTCTCCAAGTGGCAGAATCTTTTAGAGATTTTGATATCCTCCAAGTTTAGAACTTTTCAAATACATGACATTTGTATATACGAAATCTTTTTATacttataaattatatatatttggtttcacaaattgtatttttatgttaTAGTATTTATTATTACACATTCTTTCTCATGTgagtttttacttttattttcaaatgttgTTTTGTCGTTCAAAAAATTACTGACCGTACAATGTGAAATTTATCATACCATAATTGcaacaatttcaaataaattgtTTAACCTTTAAATTTTTGGTATTCAAAGCTGTGATTTGTTTTAATAAGACTAACTTTAGTTTCTCTACAAGTGTAAACCATTGTATTGGCTGAGGATCAAGATCGATAATTAGCAACTTTCTTTTTCTAGAAAACGCtttaaattccaaaaaaatctGCTTAAAGGATTGGTCTTAAAGAGGTGGAGAGACAATAACGTTATGTTCTTTTTACGAAACAGCATTTTAAAAAACCCTTCCTGCGGTTCCATGTAAATTTACTtcgttagaaaaaaaaacatggatAACTGCAGCAAGTGTATTCTGTAAAACATGCAGAAAATTAAGACATCAAATTTAACCTAAAGATGGTTGTGAGACTGGTCAATTAGGTCCTTTGTTTTACAGCCAAAACCAAAATTTTCGCCAGTGCTAATCAGAGCTAATTTTTTTCTGGATGTCAAACgactttaaaaattaaagaaattgttCTGCAAAATCTggtgtttttttattcattaaacTTCATAAAGAAATACGACAGAGTGTGCTAAATTTAACATTTTGGCgccatttccatttttttagtttAGGGGCgtcgttttgatttttgatttagcTATATCTACTTGCAAGTGACAgttttaatgaaaataaaaaattgtattttatcaaattttaaatgCTCAAGTAGCTAAATGTGTGGTGATAAGGTACATTTTTTTTGTGGCAACAGTGAACTGTATTTAAAATCAGGCCTTTAGAAGTGAACGCAGTGTTCGTTATGTGCAAAATGCTGCGCGCAGATATGAAAATACTTCAAGGAAATTTGAATTAAAGTCCTTCTTCTGGGGTTTATCGTGAATAAAATGCTGATTTTCTAATAAGAAGCTAAACTAAGCTAAGAAGGTAACTTGCAAATACAAATTGGTTGTacatattttgatttatttaaggTCATATGGAAGTAAAATTACTTGAATGTTTTTGAAGTGAAAAAAATTCGGTATCCATTGTGATGCATGATTTTCGAGCCCTGCTATAATTACTCGTCATATCCATCCATTATTTGGTACCCATCAGATCTCTAAGATTGCTAAGAAAGTATATAATAGAGAAAAAATGTTTCTCTAAAAACGCTGATTATGAGTAGAggtgctaaaaaaaattaataattgtttAAGCATATCACACGCTTCATTGCACAAAGTGTGCATTAATAAGTCACATGGTTCCATTCCAGTGATTAAccgaaaacattaaaaagaaattataagCAAATAGGACTGAACCAAGAATATAAAGACTAAGAATTTATATGTCGAACAAAAAAGATTAATAAAGTGATGTAATTATGATTTGAAAGAATTAAACAGAGTGAAAATATGTGTAAAATTATTGTACAGAAATTAAATTCAATTTATTCTGCATCCCATACTTCTGCTGAGTTTTCAAGATGAAGCATTTCTGCATACTTGTGTTAATAATCTTAATGCTGAATGGATTCATTGTAGAAGGCTTCAGACACAAGACAAATAGAATTATCAAGAAGCGATCCAGAGGTAGGACAATATTATAACATATTCTTCTTTTCAGTCGAGAGTTTATTTCAGAAGGATATTTCAACGCTGTTGTTTGTGACTTTGTCACCTCCCCAATAAACGTATACCCTACACGGTCACGAATTATCTTAATGCGGAAATGTTAAAGATGTAACAAAGCTTTCTCAACATGTATGTATAAGGTATTACCTCACGCACGCCCATCACATCGTGGAGAGGGCCGGAGAGGGGCAGGGAGGTATACTCCAACCCCACATTTTTGCAAAGTATGATGTAAAAAAACTACGCATTACTGCTATACACataatgatttaaaattaataatttaattatAATTAATAATTGTTATTAATATCTAGCCCATTTGATAATTATTTATATAGTGAACAATATTGTTActcaaaattgtcaaaaaatataCACTCGTTTGCTATAATTGTTCACATTTTTATACCAAAGTAAAAACAACTCTACATACTCAAAAAGTTTAGACTTTTTAGACGTCCATAAAACATGGTGGGAGGGCTCATTTGTAGGTATTCTAGAAAGTGAATTTATAAGAATTCCCTCCAAGACGTGGGGAACAAGCATGATGGGCCTCCTATGGTATGTATGGTGCTGCCACTGTCATTCCTTAGCCGAAAGATCTGTCATAAATACTTACTTACTTCAAAAGAAGGACACGAAAGAACTTTATCACAAGACGCTTTAATGGTTCTGCTAATTTAAACTTCTGTACttctgtatattttttatgagaagTTCATGTTAATTAATCGAAATTGATAAGCAAGCGggttatgtttttatatattgaCCATTCGTGAATTTGTTATGAGTATGACAGCATTCTCCATGCATCTATTAAAAAactcaaaagttaatttttgttgATACTCGGTGATTCTTGCCTGTGAGTCACAGGCAAGAATCACAGGCAAGAATCACCTGCATAATCTGTTATGCATCTTACTTTTTTCTTCTCAGTTTCTCATGCAAGCACTTCACTCACAAACACAACAAAATCAGTAGAAGAATCTACCGCTAAATTTAACGATGATGGCGCCTCACGTAAGTCATACACAAGCATACTCGCTCCATTATGAGCTACGCCTTTTTATCTTTACTAATATCTAGAAAAGTTTGAGCGCGGTTGACAAAAATGCGGACACATGTTGCTGCATCCCCTTTTGTCATCCGTCCTCACACTAGCCATGACTGCAATGCACGAAGGCAGTCTTGCAGTGATAAATACGTTCTTCAATGCAATATTATACAAGTttatactttttaaaagtgataatAATATAATTCTTACACCTTTTTCATATGCACAGGAGAAACAACATATATACGCAAAAATTCCACAAATGAAAAAgctgaaaagaaaaataaatttgaaaaaggtaAAGATCATACATACGCATGAGCATGAATTTTTACcttaatttacatttttattccACATATTGTAttactgttattattattttatttatgccGAATTTCATAGCTACCTTACATCGACATTTATATGTTTGTACATCTATCAGACTAGTCTTATATACTATAGCTTTCTATTTTATCAATAAACAGCGTGAACATTTAAAACGTTGCAAAGCCACAATTTGgtttttgtttatattgtgTTCCAAGTATATAAACTTGATAAACTTGTGGTTAAGTGTAAGCTCTTTCATATTAaattaagttgttgttttttcgccGGAGTTAAGCTTTAAAAAACATCCCCTTTTTGGAGCTAAAGAACGGTAAAGATTAAAAATCAACATATGATCATATAAATTTATTCTAGTTATCGCTTctagctttttatttttatctagtgCAGCTTAGGGTGAATTAAACTAATACATGTTGacaaacagaatttttttttttatttttagttcagAGGAAACAAGAACAGAAGGGAAAAGGTAACTCAGTTTTTcctttaataaatatataacatgAATTATCTTGTAGGAAGGTAGAGAAAAAAAGCGGAAAAATATAACCGACAAAGAATTAATTTTAAGTGATAGTAAATGCATTTCAGGGAAATCcattttttttgctgatgatGTGTGTAGCGAGTGCAAAGTAAATTACAACTTTAAGTGCACTTTCAGGGAAGAAATTttgtagaaaagaaaaaaaatacctaCGCTTTTTATGGATGTTATTGTAGAAAATAAAGCTGATCCCgattcaaaaagaaaatatagtaACTTTCATGTCTCTGTTTTCAAAGCAAGCTATTGATTTTTGCTCTCCgccatattttatattttttctcaccCGTCAAATTAAATTCCACCAATTCTGTCTCTTCGCACAATAATGTCTTCCCGCCAAATTTAACTTAAAAATTTCTAATGAAAGAAAGATTCAGTGAACTCTGGTTTTTCTTTCTCTAGATATGAGCGCTATTGTTGTCATTGGTAACAAGACACATAGGATATCTGGTCCGGTTGTTAAACAACTGCTATCCGAACTCCAGCATCAAAAAGGTCTGTTATTCTTTTAACATATATTTCTATTTAGAATGATTCTTTCAATCAGAATATAATCTACTAACCATCTAACTAGATCATCAAGTTGCCATAGCATGTCAATCTTGCCGTTGGAGATTATTGCAATGTATTAAGTTTAAGAAAACTCGTTCTGAATTAAACTACCTAATCAAGGAAAAAACGGGGATATCGGGAAAATTTTAATGGTGGGTGATTAAAATTTCTCCTGCTTAAAAGCTTGCCCGGGCTGACTAAAGTCCCGACTGGTAATTTTCTCCGAACAACTTTAACCCAACTATGAACCTTCCGAGAACATTACTAACGGCCTTTTTaatattaagatttttttttccttatgAAAACAGGTACAAAAAAGATACCAATATGTAAAACTAGCCAAAAAAGAGGGAAAAACATCCTATATAAGCtataacaaaaaagttaaactaCTTTGTTTAGACCCTACAGACAGTGCAAAACAAGCCAAAACAGATCCAACAGAAGTCGGCTCATCAGGAGCTAGTAACTTAAAAAGACTTTATGCAGCCAACGAAGTTGCGGAGATCAATAAATTGCTAGGGAAACCTTTAACAGATGCAAAAGCGTTAGGTCTTATAAAGAATTTACTGTTAGATAAAGTGCACAACCATCTTGCGAAAACTATGGATATGGAAACAATGGAAGTTCTGCAACCACCTTCTAATCCAGGTAAAAACAGTGTCTTTTGCGCCAAACATGACGCATTGCCAAAAGCGTAGCCGAAAATGCCCATTTGGAGGAAAAAATTGTACATTTATGGACCTTTTATGTTTTAGGTAAATAATTAAACTTTACCTACGATGGTTAAAGTTTACTAAGTGCCTTTGATCGGAGAATTTGAAATTTTAGCCCGctctaagtttttgaataacAGTATGAAACTACATCAAAAGTATCAATTAATAGTGTTTAAAACAACCATGTTTAGTTTGAAGTTGATCTTTGTTGTTGATTTTTTGCTGGGACAGGGAGTGAGGTCGGGCGGGGCAAGGGTACTACGTCATGAATTACACAAAAACATAATTCTAAGTGTCAGAAATGACGTCGACAAAATGCATTGTGCGGTGTAAATGGCAAAAGAAATGGAACGCTGGAACTAAACAAAGAAAACTACCTTTCAGTAGAATGGTATGGAGTAAAATGATTATCAAGAAGCTGCATatgatatttttaattaattaattcattTGACCATTTCCTGACTGAAAAGCCGTTGCTTTTACACTGAATTAAATATCTGTTTCATCATCCACTTAAAGATAAAATTGGAAATCTTTCTGCATTTCTCCATTTTCATTACAACAacaatttacaaaaatgtttctctttaaaatatcttttttacgaaatttgaaaattttttccgCCATACTCCTCCTTTGAGATTAAACAATagcgctttttaaaaaatagcgctttttaaaaaaataaatacatgtaTCTAAATTTATTTGACGGAAGAATTCTTATGGGTGAATGATAACATTAATTATTGCTAATAATACTAATACCAATACTCTTCCTGACCGGTCCTAAAGATATTTGCAGAATTTTTTCTCGTTTGTATCCAAGGTAATCTGGGCAGCTTTCCATACCCTTGCTATTTTTGTTCAAAGATTTTTGAACTGTCCCATTGAGAACTTTTTTTCAGTCATTTTATAGGGCATCAACTTTGATTTATTGCTAATTATGTTTCAATGGTATTCAGTCAatttcttcaattttatttagcGCCATTTGGAATCAAAGAAGGAGTTCATGGACAAGTAGAAAGTACGTTTATTacaatcttttttatattaaaaaaataacttaatgtTTATATAGACTAGTTGTTACCCCCATGGAAAAATCTACGGATTCGCGTATCGTTTTAATCGTGATTCAGGTATCCTCTTATTGTACATATTTAGGTATCGTTATTTCGTGCATCCTTAGCATCACCTGGTTTTGAGGCACAAAAAGATTACTTTTaagaaatcaattttaaattaaaaattaaaaattatttaactggATTTTTAAACGTTTCTGCGGATGAATATGTTTTATGGTGAAAGTGCGTTCCGTGGTGATACATATGGCAGTAAAACCAACCCATTGATATACGCTTTTTCATAAAGGCAATAAAAGCAATAAATCTACTTACAGGATTGTAATTAGCAGGATAAATatagtttcatttttgtttttgtttttctaaataCCAACAAGTTTTACACCATATTTGAAAGTTAAACTAATTTTACAAATATCTTTCTACATTCTGAAAGCAAATACGATTTTGCGCAAtaattaaatcaacattttTAACTACTTGTTTTTTCAGATAGGATTCTGTGAAACATTTGTTGCATTTCTAAGAGAGcaattcatttttctttttttagctgCGACAGCTTCGAAGAGAAGGCAAGGTATTTGATCATTTGTGTATTTGAACATCTCTCCTGCACCATTCATATACGCATGCAcaaataaatgagaaaataaaCACAAATGTTCAAGCCATGTCTTTTCTTGCgtctgtaaattttatttttacaaagtcTAACTTTTTGGTTTCAGTCATGTGCTTTTTTCTTATATGTGTTATCGATTTTATAACACTTTTATATCTCAAATTAAACGCAAACAAAatgcttttgtgttttttttcctttttttattactATCCCAAAATTAAAACAAGGAAAACAATCTTTAAAAAAGCATGCATATTACATAATATACAGCATGATATTTCCCAACAAGTGGCCAGACCTTTTGTTTCATGATTTACTATACCTACACAACGTCTCATCTATTTAACACAAACTTCTTCTTTTAACAGCATCCATTTGTCGTGATTTGGATCCAAAAGAAAAATGTCTATATCTCAAGGAACTGGGTTTGTGTGCTGAAGGTAAAAAACATCCAAGGATTCGACGACGGTGCCAACAGACATGTGCCATGTGTGATGTTTATTCACCAACTGCGCCACAATGTAGCGATTGCAATAACTGTGCTGGTTGTACAAGCCTACGTAAGTTAAAACTTCCTTTCTtaattgacattattgctgtCACAGCCAATGTTTTGTAATATTAGTAATTTAAATCATACATACATGTCACCTACTCTGCAATTCATTGTTAAAGAACCAATTATATAAAGTCTTATATATATCATGCATTTCATGCTTTTACAATGCATTTAGAATATTCTCAAGCACCACCACCCCCACCTCCGCCGCCGCCTCCACCTCCCCCACCACCTCCACCTCCACCTCCTCCCCCACCGCCTTATTATGCACATACACCCTGTCAACCAGGTTGTGCAGCCACTGGCACATGTGCACCGGGTTGTGAACATGCTAAACGACCATGTGAACCAGTTTGCGATGATGAAGAAACGCATGAACACGCCGCGCATGCCGCACACACACACGCCGCACACATTACTCATGACGCACAGATTGGGCAAACACCACATGCAGATGTAGTAGCTACTGAAGAGGACGATATTGAGCTTTTGGACCAAGGTACTACACTGCCACCTTGCAAACCAGGATGTGGAAGTAAGTAACCAACAATCTTCAtatgaatgttttttttatctttgatgTAGGGAAATGGCAAATTGATATTCACGTACCTTATGAAGTTCTACaaggtatataaatatataaaaatctgTTGATAAGCATGTATGTAGAAATTCTTTTCTTGATTTGGAAATTTATTCCTTTTCTGTTCCAATGGGAGATGTAATAATCTTTAAACAAGCAAAGCAAGACTTGCAAAAGTCTTGTAACAAAGTAATTAAGTAAGTAGGTAATAGAAAATAAGTAACTGACAGGACAAAGTCGAGCGGTACACAACAATGAACTTATAGAGTAAAACTTCTCTATAGATGACACTATCCATCATAGAGGTGCCCAAATTTACATATTTTGCTCAACAAACCTGCTCTGGGTAAGCGGAATTAACGCAAAGTGTGTCAAAAGACTGATTTAGGGAGATTAATGTGACCAAAATCAACACATCAGGAATATTTCATTgaatatttattaaattattgacaaaattcttttaactgttattttacaTGGTCCATGTTAGTCGTGCATACTGTAGAGAAGCCAGTTCTAGAAAGAAGATAAATTTAAACTTTGAAATGACGCCCATTACATAGACATTTTGTTAGGAGAGCTTAATTGTCGTTTCATACGTTTCTAAGAAAAGAGTCTGTTGAAAAGAGATGTCTGTTATGAAAGATGTCCGGTATACGGAAGTTTTACTTTAAAGAACTGTTCTCGTATCTGTTTGAGTATTAAAAATGGCTGTGTATGAATGTTATCTTGGGGAATACTAAAATTGGAAAGGATGCCACAATTGCTCATTAGCATAGTCTTAGttttagtaaaattttttagGTAATGGAATACCTTGTGGCAATTGTGGTAAGATGTATAATTTTTTATCGAATCTCAGTCAAGTTTCACTAAAACCTAGAATGGTGGTAACCCACCATTaactaacattttttatttaaatttatttattaatttagcaTTGTTTTTACTCTTTTTTGAACTGTCCCAAACGGTATTTAACGtagaaacaagcaaacaaaagtCACACGCAAACCAATATCATCGGCTTGTAATGATCAGGGCCAAAAATACTTAAAATGATGACGTCACACCAAGGTTTATTTTCACGCCGatcaataacttttattttacaCTGTATTGCTGCGAAGTATCATTACTTTGAAAATAATGATGTCATACCAATATTTTCTCCCAACGCCAATCTATTTCTATACTATATTGCTTCCAATAAGTTTCATTATCATAGCTTAAGCATCTTTTTAGGCTTATTTTACGTGGTTAAATCGCCCCGGATATTTGATAGCAAAAAGATAAACAATGTAAGATGATGACATTGATAATtagaacttttttcttttttagttccAACAAACCATCGGCAGTCCCCACTTGTACCGACACCAACCCAACATCAAACGACTCCAAATCCAGTTCTTGTGCTGAATGATAATACTCCGATACCTGGAAAAGCTGCAAAGTAAGGCTAGTTATGTTATTATATAAGTTTAAATAATATGGGTTCTTTAACCAATACTATGCCGTTCTTCATCTTTAATATGTTCTCAGTTAGTGGaaaaatatttcagcatgaTGTGGGAATGGATGTAGACGGAAAAAAATTTCCCCGGGCGCGAAAAAGTCACGTGCTGAAAATTTGCTGCttagagaaaaaaattatgctaaaTCAATATGTGTTTTACTCACCTACTAAGAACAACTCTTGTTTTTGTGGATGAATAATTTTCCACTCAACGAGATCTCGAACGTACATGCTTAAGGTCTCGGCAGTTGGGTAAAATACTCATCCTGACAAAATAAACTAATGGTTAAACTTTATTACCACCTATAATTTGTATTCGTATGTTATTCGCATAAAGATATGTATTGCAAACTGTGCATTAAGTTGGTACAATATCTTCCCTGCTTAAATGAGCAATCTAGTGTTAGGGTGTTTTTTTAAGTGCGAAAACAATTTCATAAACTATGTCCACTTACTAAATTAATATGCAATTTTCACACTAAATTGTTATTATTTGTCATTTTTGATATCTTAGTCTTAATTCTTTAGCCTTCCCAATGCAGTACCAACGCTACACGCACATTTAACAATAAATGCTGCTGCCACGATACAGCCAGGTATGTAATAATACATAGCTTCTTTCTATTACCAGCTAGACTGTTGGAATTGTGCAACGCGTGTCAAAATGATGTGATAGTTTTATCATCAAATATCTCGACTGTGATAGGTTGAGAGGAACTAGATATACATATTTCTGATTTAGAGTGCAATTCCCAATATTTGGAGTGTGACTAAGGGGTTTTGGCAaagttcaaatttttaaaaaatagtggtttgtttatttcattaattcCTGTGGAAGATAAAGGCATTGAATAGCCTAAAATACTGATAAAAATTAGCTGGAAAAAGGTGAAACTAAAGCCTTGAAACACTAAAAAAACTCACCGAAAACTATTTTGTAACTCTCAGAATATCATGCAACTCCAAAGTTAAACGGTCCATCAAAGTAAATTCATATGATTCGATTAaggaatttttatttgttagttTTTAgttaagaaattatttaaagaaacgTCAAGTGAAAATTAGAATTGAATTGAGTTGCGTTTCTCAACATActgttttgtttgaaaaaatgtaatgtttttttaattagttgTCTAACAACGCTTTTGAATATTATGTacatttcattcaaaaattgtttcattCAAAGAATATTTTCCGTGATGATAAAGTAGTTATCGCACATAACTCGTTTAATATGTCAAATATTTTTACCTTTTCTTAGCTTTGGCAGATATTTTACCCGCTTGAAGGCTCGTAAAAATAGTCTTCTTTCTGCAGAATTTGAAAAACGCAAAATATACACGCCATATTGCACTTGGGAAAGTGCAATAAGCAGTAAATAGTTTTTAGTGAAAAAAGGATTTTGTATCGAAACACAGGTTTTCAATATAATATTTTTGCTATATATCATTTGTTATTTAGTCACGACAGAGGCATCTCTTTTGCGACCATCTGCAGAACCAGTTAATCCAACTGCATTAAGACCATCTGGCATGACAAGACACACTACTAAACATCTCACTACTCACTTACCAACAGTGGTTCATCGCACAACTCCTATGCGTCCAAGTCTTCCTACACGTCGGCCTGTGGTTCCGACCAGACCGATTACAAACCCTGTACATCCTAGTATACCTGTAGTAAAGACTGTACCCACTGCAGCACCATTGGGACCTATTGCTAATGCACAGCCCTCTGTGGAAGTGGTTCCACCTGCTCCTCCAGTGCCTCCTGTTCCTGCAGCAGAGGATGAAGTTGTAGAAGCAAATAGACTTCCAGCTATGCCTCCAGGTTCAGTTGATccaggtaaactcattttttattGTCTCATTCACTAAGCTATAGAGTAAAGCTGTTGATAATGAAAGTTGTGAAACAAAAAGCAATATTTCTATTCTGTTGTAGTAGagaatttttaaattccatATACCGTTAatcgttttttcttctttagtaTTTGATGCTGTTGGAAAGTGCCAGCTTCCATTAGACATTGGTATTGCAATTGATACTTCTGCAGCTACTGTGCCACATTGGCAACAAATTCAACAATTTACAAGAAATTTAATTGACAAATTTGAAATGGGAGGAGTATCTCGTATTGGAATAATTACTTTTGATACTTTGGCAAAAGTTCCAGTTCACTTAGGAACCTATAACGATGCAAATACTTTAAAACAACATCTAAATAAATTACAAGCAGATCCATATGGTCGCCGAAGAACGGATTCAGCTTTAGATGCAGCTAAGGATAAATTATTTGTATCTGGAAGACCTGGTGTaccaaagattttatttttgctaGAACACGGAAGAATAAATGGTTAGAGTTACTATTTTTATcttgtttgttattttaatttctttttttatttcattcggCTGTTGTTCTATTGTTGCTAATagtattgttgtttttgttgtttttgttttttctaatgTTTTGGTGGCTGTCGGCATCATTCctgttttgttattgttaataATTTTCCT
Above is a window of Hydractinia symbiolongicarpus strain clone_291-10 chromosome 3, HSymV2.1, whole genome shotgun sequence DNA encoding:
- the LOC130635407 gene encoding uncharacterized protein LOC130635407, translating into MRKDFLFRAFINFLYIVLGLSFVSTLIMMLKEFHNFGSNWNPQKFIHPRWLRHFVNMTYEQNNIVSPDSPCFQNKFQNILLIVSFGAVSEYESIPLFELLYKKAFTNRIYCGASSLPNQTEITILPVDTKYGAFLYDCLDKAIKTYTNYSGYLFIGEDVLLNYWNVANLDQNKIWEDDSIKQGPVLYEQNTDSWEWWQSPWGSRAMEKVYEYLIELNYYDNRKAKLTQGDWKPAWDAGQSLNKWLWNGGGEYACYWTNRSVFYIPQSYSQLYVNISKHFRASGVRHNIAIPTVTRLVTLASESIKLRSLGITENNRGEILSKRELLVQASDKSHFIYIDGNRKERRAILNNLRLKEYAVGKFLQYRRC